In a single window of the Helicobacter sp. MIT 99-5507 genome:
- a CDS encoding ATP-binding protein — protein MLLESSNIKKRQFLHLFPRRFGIKGSKIHIYGPPKSGKTCIALHHIKDIKNSFYIDCNDFRNKDELIKSYLLKISMEKKIDCLVLDNMDFAKFFLPAIENIITINEYKTKNLDFANKAILPLSFEEYISFDTQNLDINHLFDSFLNYGNLPVTLNIKDNNKLDFKQQMLLVIFKKYIHIFILLCQFQGMQMTINQIYSLLKKDFKISKDKIYFLMQDWQDRGLIYFVPHYHNEKLAKKIFLWDFSLKSFVSYERNILCCVENMIFLELLKTESNIYYSNKINLICNKKGYIISLFSTLENIKEYLLNIDFMDLDIFVITLNLEGEINIKNKTIKILNFINFALGE, from the coding sequence ATGCTTTTAGAATCTTCAAATATAAAAAAGCGACAATTCTTACATCTCTTCCCAAGGAGATTTGGGATAAAAGGAAGCAAGATTCATATTTATGGTCCGCCAAAAAGTGGTAAAACTTGTATTGCACTTCATCATATAAAAGATATTAAAAATTCATTTTATATTGATTGTAATGATTTTAGAAATAAAGATGAGCTAATAAAAAGCTATTTGCTAAAAATTTCTATGGAAAAAAAGATTGATTGTCTAGTGCTTGATAATATGGATTTTGCAAAATTTTTTCTTCCAGCAATAGAAAATATCATCACTATTAATGAATATAAAACTAAAAATTTGGATTTTGCAAATAAAGCTATTTTGCCACTTAGCTTTGAGGAATACATCAGTTTTGATACGCAGAATCTTGATATAAATCATTTATTTGATAGTTTTTTAAATTATGGGAATCTACCTGTAACACTAAATATCAAGGATAATAATAAGCTTGATTTTAAACAGCAAATGCTCTTAGTGATATTTAAAAAATATATTCACATTTTTATACTTCTTTGTCAATTTCAAGGTATGCAAATGACGATAAATCAAATATATTCATTGCTAAAAAAAGACTTTAAAATATCAAAAGATAAAATATATTTTTTGATGCAAGATTGGCAAGATAGGGGGCTAATATATTTTGTGCCACATTATCATAATGAAAAATTAGCAAAAAAAATATTTTTATGGGATTTTAGTTTGAAATCTTTTGTAAGCTATGAACGAAATATTCTTTGCTGTGTTGAAAATATGATTTTTTTAGAATTATTAAAAACAGAATCCAATATATACTATTCAAATAAAATAAACCTAATATGCAATAAAAAAGGATATATTATTTCACTTTTTAGCACACTTGAAAATATAAAAGAATATCTTTTAAATATAGATTTTATGGATTTAGATATTTTTGTTATTACACTTAATTTAGAAGGTGAAATAAATATAAAAAATAAAACTATAAAAATATTAAATTTTATAAATTTTGCTCTTGGAGAATAA
- a CDS encoding glycosyltransferase family 25 protein, with the protein MLIFIINIKYSIDRKKSMEQKIKDLAKNTTYEVFLESNLLNKNIQDSKESKNNKRFCFYFFDAIDAKDIESKKLIIKNYNATLSKFVRGKELGFGELACFASHYALWEKCVSLGENIIILEDDISFEDDFLDSIIKIENSKFEYVRLYYLFDRKIWHLRDDFYISYQNLSGTQGYFVSPHAALKFILHSKIWFHCVDNYMDMFFINKVQNIIYKPFCISEDEVYTKNSTILGRKKIQIKWIYKLTREISRFFLFSIYKNLYLFFYKIRGV; encoded by the coding sequence ATGCTAATTTTTATTATTAATATAAAATATTCCATTGATAGAAAAAAATCAATGGAACAAAAGATTAAGGATCTTGCAAAAAATACGACTTATGAGGTATTTTTAGAATCTAATTTGCTAAATAAAAATATACAAGATTCTAAAGAATCTAAAAATAACAAAAGATTCTGCTTTTATTTTTTTGATGCAATTGATGCAAAAGATATAGAATCTAAAAAACTAATAATCAAAAATTATAATGCAACTTTGAGTAAATTTGTGCGAGGAAAAGAGCTTGGTTTTGGTGAGTTAGCTTGTTTTGCTTCACATTATGCTTTGTGGGAAAAATGCGTCTCTTTAGGTGAAAATATCATAATCTTAGAAGATGATATTAGCTTTGAAGATGATTTTTTAGATTCTATTATTAAAATAGAAAATTCAAAATTTGAATATGTGCGACTTTATTATTTATTTGATAGGAAAATTTGGCATTTAAGAGATGATTTTTATATAAGCTATCAAAATTTATCTGGCACACAAGGCTATTTTGTCTCTCCACATGCAGCATTGAAGTTTATTTTACACTCTAAGATTTGGTTTCATTGTGTAGATAACTATATGGATATGTTTTTTATAAATAAAGTTCAAAATATTATTTATAAGCCATTTTGTATAAGTGAAGATGAGGTTTATACTAAAAATTCTACAATCTTAGGAAGGAAAAAAATCCAAATAAAGTGGATATACAAGCTAACTCGCGAGATTTCTAGATTTTTTTTATTTAGTATTTATAAAAATTTGTATTTATTTTTTTACAAAATAAGAGGAGTTTAA
- a CDS encoding HypC/HybG/HupF family hydrogenase formation chaperone produces MCLAIPSKVVEINKETNIAIVDTMGVRREASLDLMQETLEIGDFVLLHIGYIMSKIDEESAIQSLKIYDELIKDMEEDEEY; encoded by the coding sequence ATGTGCCTTGCTATACCTTCAAAAGTAGTTGAAATAAATAAAGAAACAAATATTGCCATTGTCGATACTATGGGTGTAAGAAGAGAAGCTAGCCTTGATTTGATGCAAGAGACTTTAGAGATTGGTGATTTTGTATTGCTTCATATTGGATATATTATGAGCAAGATTGATGAAGAAAGTGCTATTCAATCTTTAAAAATATATGATGAACTAATAAAAGATATGGAAGAAGATGAAGAGTATTGA
- a CDS encoding DUF4153 domain-containing protein, whose amino-acid sequence MLKRIYDFIKSVDIYYKNAFRVYFLGTILSIIGGLFLSIYILFYDGYKWELEIFRFLLLNLFLIFMALNLESINFLKDNKLLRYLLICIILIASGIFVYDIIPIDNSSMDIKTLQYIAILLASIALFVSFNLRFNFYSFFDFVGSAFFAFGIFILFLILFVISCISIDFLFRVSFDEIYYVCCVCVATIFFVFFIGKVSSLNHYLATNIESISKITDKRINNLFLIFSIFSYFYASILILYFALLFFGILSPQYSAIHLIIWFSFFSITLFWLNQSLGSKYLGKLFVTLLFLLNIIALYSIIIRIYEYGFTPSRYFVLISCIFLFVSIILSLFGRNYLKIVFYLFAILCIFSTFGSLNAIKVSIDSQLRALKSLEMTKENHDRISSIYSFLIYYLDEDELADYKTFLNSYDDLHNKDNKTYRYYSRMPQVISVYGFDLFVEGVELDTKTSVLKGGNISFDLKNDSLIISRNEIFIKIDNFYDFMKKEMDKILNEPCKICPLVVEVKNGNKKLKLYIDYIIYDDEKKIIYKIGFNALLKLDSKANNPSTTKAL is encoded by the coding sequence ATGTTGAAACGGATTTATGATTTTATAAAAAGTGTTGATATTTATTATAAAAATGCTTTTAGAGTGTATTTTCTTGGCACGATTTTATCTATCATTGGTGGGTTGTTTTTAAGTATTTATATTTTATTTTATGATGGTTATAAATGGGAGCTAGAGATTTTTAGATTTTTATTATTAAATTTATTTCTTATTTTTATGGCTCTAAATTTAGAGAGTATTAATTTTTTAAAAGACAATAAACTACTTAGGTATTTGCTTATTTGTATTATTCTTATTGCATCTGGAATCTTTGTATATGATATCATTCCTATTGATAATAGCTCTATGGATATAAAAACATTGCAATACATTGCGATTTTGCTTGCATCAATTGCATTATTTGTATCTTTTAATTTGAGATTTAATTTTTATAGTTTTTTTGATTTTGTAGGAAGTGCATTTTTTGCTTTTGGTATTTTTATACTTTTTTTGATACTTTTTGTTATATCTTGTATTAGTATAGATTTTTTATTTAGAGTTAGTTTTGATGAAATATATTATGTTTGTTGCGTGTGTGTTGCAACTATATTTTTTGTATTTTTTATTGGAAAAGTTTCATCATTAAATCATTATTTAGCAACAAATATAGAATCTATAAGCAAAATAACAGATAAAAGAATAAATAATCTATTTCTTATTTTTAGTATTTTTTCATATTTTTATGCTTCTATTTTGATTCTCTATTTTGCATTATTATTTTTTGGGATTCTATCTCCGCAATATAGTGCAATCCATCTAATCATCTGGTTTAGTTTCTTTAGTATTACGCTTTTTTGGTTAAATCAATCTTTGGGCTCAAAATATCTAGGCAAACTTTTTGTAACATTGTTGTTTTTATTAAATATCATTGCTTTGTATTCGATTATAATTAGAATCTATGAATATGGATTTACTCCAAGTAGATATTTTGTCCTTATCTCTTGTATATTCTTGTTTGTAAGTATTATTTTGTCACTATTTGGACGCAATTATTTAAAGATAGTGTTTTATTTATTTGCCATATTATGTATTTTTTCTACATTTGGTAGTTTGAATGCGATTAAAGTATCCATAGATTCCCAGCTTCGTGCATTAAAAAGTCTAGAAATGACAAAAGAGAATCATGATCGGATTTCAAGTATATATTCGTTTTTAATTTATTATTTAGATGAAGATGAGCTTGCAGATTATAAGACTTTTTTAAATTCATATGATGATTTACATAATAAAGATAATAAAACATATCGATATTATTCTCGTATGCCACAAGTTATTAGTGTTTATGGATTTGATTTGTTTGTAGAAGGAGTTGAGCTAGATACAAAGACTTCTGTGCTAAAAGGTGGAAATATCAGCTTTGATCTAAAAAATGATAGCTTGATAATTAGTAGAAATGAAATATTTATAAAGATTGATAATTTTTATGATTTTATGAAAAAAGAAATGGATAAAATACTTAATGAACCATGTAAGATTTGCCCACTTGTAGTAGAAGTCAAAAATGGCAATAAAAAATTAAAACTCTATATAGATTATATTATCTATGATGATGAAAAGAAAATAATTTATAAAATAGGTTTTAATGCCCTATTAAAGTTAGATTCTAAAGCAAATAATCCATCAACAACAAAAGCATTATAA
- the hypB gene encoding hydrogenase nickel incorporation protein HypB — MKYLLKCIWSLYLDKKLYEVSQKILSKNDIKANELREIYKEKNLYVINLMSSPGSGKTTLLEQFAINKYFSFAVIEGDLETNRDSMRLQKRGIEAYQITTGDACHLEAAMIERAYSALESSRKLENIDFLFIENVGNLVCPASYDLGANINIVLLSTPEGDDKILKYPTMFMIADIVLITKSDIMEYFDFSIENIKSNINKINPKSKLFVVSNKDKDSLNKIADYLIYCKTNNIISKHQY; from the coding sequence ATAAAATATCTATTAAAATGTATTTGGAGTTTGTATTTGGATAAAAAATTATATGAAGTATCACAAAAAATTTTAAGTAAAAATGACATAAAAGCAAATGAATTACGAGAGATTTATAAAGAAAAGAATCTTTATGTAATAAATTTGATGAGTAGTCCAGGTAGTGGAAAAACTACATTGCTAGAGCAGTTTGCTATCAATAAATATTTTAGTTTTGCAGTCATTGAAGGTGACTTAGAGACAAATAGAGATAGTATGCGTTTGCAAAAAAGAGGTATTGAAGCATATCAAATTACAACAGGTGATGCTTGTCATTTAGAAGCAGCTATGATTGAGCGGGCTTATAGTGCTTTGGAATCTAGTAGAAAATTAGAGAATATAGATTTTTTATTTATTGAAAATGTTGGGAATCTAGTCTGTCCTGCTAGCTATGATCTTGGTGCAAATATAAATATCGTGCTTTTATCTACTCCTGAAGGCGATGATAAGATACTAAAATATCCTACTATGTTTATGATTGCAGATATTGTTTTAATAACAAAAAGTGATATTATGGAATATTTTGATTTTAGTATTGAAAATATCAAATCAAATATAAACAAAATCAATCCAAAATCAAAGCTATTTGTAGTAAGCAATAAAGATAAAGATTCTCTAAATAAAATAGCGGATTATTTAATATATTGTAAAACTAATAATATCATTTCAAAACATCAATATTAA
- a CDS encoding superoxide dismutase: MFNLRNLPYDKNAFNGEFISDKTIEYHHLKHHQTYVNNLNNLIKDSPFEKKSLYDIVMNSQGGIYNNAAQIYNHDFYFDCISPKSTKISNELESAINKDFGSIEKFRESFIQSATTLFGSGWCWVVLNHDKKLEILQTSNANTPLESNKIPILVVDVWEHAYYIDYKNLRAKYLEEFYKHINWEFVSQAYEWALKEGMNSVKFYMDDIHKEQI, translated from the coding sequence ATGTTTAATTTACGAAATTTACCATATGACAAAAATGCGTTTAATGGAGAGTTTATAAGCGATAAGACAATAGAATATCATCATTTAAAACATCATCAAACTTATGTAAATAATCTAAACAATCTAATAAAAGATTCACCATTTGAAAAAAAATCGCTATATGATATAGTCATGAATTCACAAGGTGGAATCTATAATAATGCAGCACAAATTTATAATCATGATTTTTATTTTGATTGTATCTCCCCAAAAAGCACAAAAATCAGCAATGAGCTAGAATCTGCGATCAATAAAGATTTTGGTAGTATTGAAAAATTTAGAGAATCTTTTATCCAAAGTGCAACTACATTATTTGGCTCTGGTTGGTGCTGGGTCGTGCTAAATCATGATAAAAAACTAGAAATATTACAAACTTCAAATGCAAATACTCCACTTGAATCTAATAAGATTCCAATACTTGTTGTTGATGTATGGGAGCATGCTTATTATATTGATTATAAAAATTTAAGAGCAAAATATTTAGAAGAATTCTATAAACATATAAATTGGGAATTTGTATCACAAGCCTATGAATGGGCATTAAAAGAAGGTATGAATTCTGTAAAATTTTATATGGATGATATACACAAAGAGCAAATATAA
- the cysK gene encoding cysteine synthase A, giving the protein MKIFQNVTELIGNTPILKINNINTQANIYVKCEFMNPSGSIKDRIAYAMIKDALDTGLITKDSTIIEPTSGNAGVGLASVCATLGIKLIITMPESMSIERRKIISIFGAKLELTPKEKGMKGAIERANELKKEIPNSVILDQFSNKANPKIHKETTAKEIIESFGDTNIDIFVAGVGTGGSISGVGEVLKQKYPTLEIFAIEPQESPVLSGGNPGAHKIQGIGAGFIPNTLNTKIYNDVIKVDVNNAYDCARELAAKEGLLVGISSGANFYVAKQLAKKYPNKNILTMLNDTGERYLSTELFL; this is encoded by the coding sequence ATGAAAATTTTTCAAAATGTAACTGAATTAATAGGCAATACTCCGATTTTAAAAATCAACAATATAAATACACAAGCAAATATATATGTAAAATGTGAATTTATGAATCCAAGTGGTTCTATAAAAGATAGAATAGCTTATGCTATGATAAAAGATGCATTAGATACAGGATTGATTACAAAAGATAGCACAATAATAGAACCAACAAGTGGAAATGCAGGTGTTGGACTAGCTAGTGTTTGTGCGACTTTAGGTATCAAGCTAATTATAACAATGCCAGAATCTATGAGTATAGAAAGAAGGAAAATTATTAGTATTTTTGGTGCGAAATTGGAGCTAACTCCAAAAGAAAAAGGAATGAAAGGTGCAATTGAAAGAGCAAATGAGCTAAAAAAAGAAATACCAAATAGTGTGATTTTGGATCAGTTTTCAAATAAAGCAAATCCAAAAATTCACAAAGAGACTACTGCAAAAGAGATAATAGAATCTTTTGGTGATACAAATATCGATATATTTGTCGCAGGAGTTGGCACAGGTGGAAGTATTAGTGGTGTTGGTGAGGTATTAAAACAAAAATATCCAACTTTAGAGATTTTTGCAATAGAACCACAAGAAAGCCCTGTTTTAAGTGGTGGAAATCCTGGAGCGCATAAGATTCAAGGAATTGGAGCTGGATTTATCCCAAATACACTAAATACAAAAATATATAATGATGTAATAAAAGTAGATGTAAATAATGCTTATGATTGTGCTAGAGAATTGGCAGCAAAAGAGGGATTACTTGTTGGAATCTCATCTGGTGCGAATTTTTATGTAGCAAAACAATTAGCAAAAAAATATCCAAATAAAAATATTTTAACTATGCTAAATGATACAGGCGAGCGATATTTAAGCACAGAGCTATTTTTGTAA
- the acnB gene encoding bifunctional aconitate hydratase 2/2-methylisocitrate dehydratase, which translates to MDFKNNYAKQIEIRAKDNVPPLPLNVEDTKSVIELLKKNQDIDFAKDLLLNRVSPGVDDSAKIKAEFLGDIIKDKIKVESICKKEAIKILGTMVGGYNIEPLIYALKNDELAQDSANVLKHLIFVYDNFDTIATLSKSNKFAKEIIESWANAEWFLSKKPLDKKIEVSVLKIDGETNTDDLSPASDAFTRSDIPLHAQAMLKNRIQNSKERLDSIKKKGKVAYVGDVVGTGSSRKSACNSIMWHFGDEIPFIPNKKSGGVVIGNVIAPIFFNTAQDSGCLPIITDVSQMQEGDTIEIYPYDGIIKKDNKEIAKFTLMPVTIFDEMRAGGRINLIIGRKLTAKARAFLGLAPEEIFKKPTPPKESNKGYTLAQKIIGRACGKEGVRAGEYCEPMTTTVGSQDTTGAMTRDEIKEMAALKFLSPFVMQSFCHTAAYPKSADVSLQATLPDFITNRGGVALRPKDGVIHSWLNRFVLPDTLGTGGDSHTRFPIGISFPAGSGLVAFAAVNGIMPLDVPKSVLIRFKGEINKGITLRDLVNAIPYFAIKKGLLSVEKKNKKNIFNGKILEIEGLPNLKVEQAFELSDASAERSAAACSVRLNKEPIIEYLKSNIALIEAMIKDGYKDVATLRKRAKKMQEWIDNPILLEPDSDAEYEEIIEINLNEITEPILACPNDPDDVATLSEILASNERIKKIDEIFLGSCMTNIGLFRAFGEIINNEGQLPTRIWIAPPTKMDEKQLTKEGYFAIFGAAGARIEAPGCSLCMGNQARVKDNAAVFSTSTRNFDNRMGKGAKVYLGSAELAAVCAILGKIPTKDEYLDIVDKKLKNNSIYSYLNFNLIDNFTL; encoded by the coding sequence ATGGATTTTAAAAACAATTATGCAAAACAAATTGAAATAAGAGCAAAAGACAATGTCCCGCCATTGCCACTTAATGTAGAAGATACAAAAAGCGTTATTGAATTACTAAAGAAAAATCAAGATATAGATTTTGCAAAAGATTTGCTTTTAAATAGAGTATCACCAGGTGTTGATGATAGTGCAAAAATAAAAGCTGAATTTTTAGGAGACATCATAAAAGACAAAATAAAAGTAGAATCTATTTGTAAAAAAGAAGCAATAAAGATTCTAGGGACTATGGTTGGAGGATACAATATAGAGCCTTTAATTTATGCTTTGAAAAATGATGAATTAGCACAAGATTCTGCAAATGTATTAAAACATTTAATATTTGTGTATGATAATTTTGATACGATAGCCACACTAAGTAAAAGTAATAAATTTGCAAAAGAAATCATAGAATCTTGGGCAAATGCAGAATGGTTTTTGAGTAAAAAACCACTAGATAAAAAAATAGAAGTATCAGTTTTAAAAATTGATGGTGAAACAAATACAGATGATTTAAGCCCTGCTAGTGATGCTTTTACAAGAAGTGATATACCACTTCATGCACAAGCCATGCTAAAAAATAGAATACAAAATTCAAAAGAAAGATTAGATTCTATTAAGAAAAAAGGCAAAGTTGCATATGTAGGCGATGTAGTAGGCACAGGAAGCTCAAGAAAATCTGCTTGTAATTCTATAATGTGGCATTTTGGCGATGAGATACCATTTATTCCAAATAAAAAAAGCGGTGGTGTTGTGATAGGAAATGTTATAGCACCAATATTTTTTAATACTGCCCAAGATAGCGGTTGTTTGCCAATAATAACTGATGTATCACAAATGCAAGAAGGTGATACAATAGAAATATATCCTTATGATGGGATTATCAAAAAAGATAACAAAGAGATTGCAAAATTTACACTAATGCCTGTAACAATATTTGATGAAATGCGCGCAGGCGGTAGGATAAATCTAATCATTGGTAGAAAACTAACTGCAAAAGCTAGAGCATTTTTAGGATTAGCTCCTGAAGAAATATTTAAAAAACCAACTCCACCAAAAGAATCAAACAAAGGTTACACTCTAGCACAAAAAATTATTGGTCGTGCATGTGGAAAAGAAGGTGTAAGAGCAGGTGAATACTGCGAACCAATGACAACAACAGTTGGCTCACAAGATACAACGGGAGCAATGACAAGAGATGAAATAAAAGAAATGGCAGCATTAAAATTTTTAAGCCCATTTGTTATGCAAAGTTTTTGTCATACTGCTGCATATCCAAAATCAGCAGATGTTTCACTTCAAGCTACATTGCCTGATTTTATCACAAATAGAGGTGGAGTGGCACTTAGACCAAAAGATGGTGTAATACACTCTTGGCTTAATAGATTTGTATTACCAGATACACTTGGCACAGGTGGAGATTCTCATACTAGATTCCCAATAGGCATTAGTTTTCCAGCAGGTAGTGGATTGGTAGCATTCGCAGCAGTAAATGGAATAATGCCACTTGATGTGCCTAAATCAGTCCTAATAAGATTCAAAGGAGAGATAAACAAAGGTATTACATTAAGAGATTTAGTAAATGCTATACCATATTTTGCTATCAAAAAAGGATTATTGAGCGTAGAGAAAAAAAATAAGAAAAATATTTTTAATGGCAAAATCTTAGAAATAGAAGGATTGCCAAATCTAAAAGTAGAACAAGCATTTGAATTAAGCGATGCTAGTGCTGAGCGAAGTGCTGCTGCTTGTAGCGTGAGACTTAACAAAGAGCCAATCATTGAATATTTAAAATCAAATATTGCATTAATTGAGGCGATGATAAAAGATGGATATAAAGATGTAGCAACATTAAGAAAAAGAGCAAAAAAGATGCAAGAATGGATTGATAATCCAATTTTATTAGAGCCAGATTCTGATGCAGAATACGAAGAAATCATAGAAATAAATCTAAATGAAATAACAGAGCCAATTCTTGCTTGTCCAAATGATCCTGATGATGTAGCAACATTAAGCGAAATACTAGCATCAAATGAGAGAATAAAGAAAATTGATGAAATATTTCTTGGTAGTTGCATGACAAATATAGGATTATTTAGAGCATTTGGTGAAATAATAAACAATGAAGGGCAGTTACCTACTAGAATCTGGATAGCACCACCTACAAAAATGGATGAAAAGCAACTAACAAAAGAAGGTTATTTTGCGATATTTGGTGCAGCAGGAGCTAGGATAGAGGCTCCGGGTTGTAGCCTATGTATGGGAAATCAAGCAAGAGTAAAAGATAATGCAGCAGTATTTTCTACAAGCACAAGAAATTTTGATAATAGAATGGGTAAAGGTGCAAAAGTATATTTAGGTAGTGCTGAGCTAGCAGCAGTATGTGCAATACTAGGTAAAATACCTACGAAAGATGAATATTTGGATATTGTTGATAAAAAATTAAAAAATAATAGTATTTATTCATATCTAAACTTTAATCTTATAGACAATTTTACTTTATGA